From the genome of Paralichthys olivaceus isolate ysfri-2021 chromosome 4, ASM2471397v2, whole genome shotgun sequence:
GCTCAGTGCTATCCTGGCTGATGAAATGGTAAGACAACCAACCTCGGACCAGTGCAAAGAGGCAAGGTGTACTACAAACATTTGTTCACAAGCGTACACGAATAAACATGTGAACATCAGTCATAGCTAAGTTTAAGTTTTTGTGAACATTGTTTTTTATAGTTTAGTAAAGCTGCACTGTGGGTGAAGTGTGTCAGGATATCTTCTGTTTACATTGGGTGAATATGATCTGAAACACAGATGTTCATAAATCTTTTAATATCCCTCCACCTGGCTCCtccttttttaatctttgagTTTGATATCTGACCGACTGTGTATCTCACCgtccctcttttctcctccctctctccttcatcccTCTTAGGGTTTGGGGAAAACTATCCAAGCCATAGCATTTCTGGCCCAGCTATACGAGAATGGAATAGAGGGTCCTCATCTCATCATTGTGCCGTCCTCTACGCTGGGTAATAGTCTCCACAAATCACATACTTTGCTTCCTATCATGTTATGTAAACTGAACAACATATATTTAGATACTGATGTTAAACATGATGACATGATTGTTTCTTAGACTGCTAAGAATGTTCCGACATTCCTTCTGTATCTCTACACAACTCCCCGAATCAATCTTGGTAACAGTTACTGCTGGTGATAAAGGAATTCTATCCTCTACTGTAGGTGTGTCATAAACTCATTCTGACCTTGCCTTTTGTACAGTCTCTGAGAGGTCTTTTAAATAAGTACATAGCAATTAAGAAAGTGGTATTAGCCTCCATAAAAGGAAAAGGGCACTCTTAGTCTAACCTGTTTTTCTCACAAATGAATTGTTGATTTGTGATTCATGCTAAATTAAATGTCTCTGTCTTCCAGATAACTGGGTCAGAGAGCTGAAGCTGTGGTGTCCAAGCCTCAATGTTCTAATCTATTACGGTAAGACTCCTCATTCCTCTTTTCACATTGAAATCTTTCAGTAAATGCACACAATGCTGAACAGGTCTGGTTTACTGCCTGCTGTGTGAACATGAGGAAATAGTTTTTTGGATACCTTGCTATTGTGTGTACACGCCCTTAACCAGCCTCAAATTCTGATCAGTAAATTTATCGaacaaatgtcatatttttttcttacacTATGACcttatgtttttgttctttacaGGATCTGTGGAGGACCGTCGCTACCTCAGACACGACATCCTCACTGACAATTCTGATTTCAACGTCATAGTGACCACgtgagcaaacacacagaccacCTGCTTCATTTGTTGCCgatcattttctttattatgcCACTTGAAGACCAAATGAGGAAATTTGTCATGCACAACCAATCACAACGCCAATTAGTTCTCCAGGTTTATTACTGCATCactttgtctgtttgctttgttttacaGATACAACTTGGCGATAGGAAACGATAGTGACCGCAGCCTTTTCCGCAAGCTGAGTCTGAAGTATGCTGTGTTTGATGAAGGTCACATGCTGAAGAACATGAGCACCCTGCGCTATCGCCACCTCATGGCTATTAATGTTAGTTCAATTTGTAATGTATTCTCCACCACAATCATTTCTCTGTCTTCATATCTGCCATCATGCTTTTACTTGCCTTCctgtgtttattacagtttgggatgtctctctctctcttttcctctagGCAGAGCATCGTTTGCTGCTGACAGGAACTCCTTTACAGAACAACCTCTTAGAGTTGATGTCTCTCCTCAACTTCATCATGCCTTCTATGTTCTCCAGCACCACGACACAGCTCACCAAAATGTTTTCTATGgtaagtgtgtctgtgtatgaagCACAGTGAGCTCAGTTTGTAAGGCCACTCCATTTGAAACTACACAACCTGGCAATATAACATCATTGCTTGATGTTATTAGTTCTTTACTTGAAATTATTGTGATATATAAAAGGAAATATTGCATGCTACACGACTAGTTCagcaaaaatgtgtcttttctaTTCCGATCTGATGAAAGTGTTACGTGTAATGTTCTATGTTATCTGTCAGAAATCCCACGAGGAGCAGAGCAGTTTTGAAAGGGATCGTATTTCTCAGGCCAAACTCATCATGAAACCGTTTATACTCCGAAGAGTCAAGAGTGAGGTAAGTTGATCCTCTAAATGAGCACTCGACAATAAAatctttcagttttcttttctctctcttttttctctactttctctaTTGTGTTTATAAAAATATTAGTTAAAACCCTGTGATTAAGTGTAAATAActcatgatgtttccttcctccaggtTCTAAAGCAGCTGCCAGcgaaggaggagaaggtggagtcCTGCTCGATGAGTGAGAAGCAGCAGGTGCTGTACGAGAAACTCTTAAAAAAACTCAAGGCCTCCACCATCGGCGAGAGTAAGCCTAATTTTATGTCTGCACCATTGTTAATAATAGcattattttgtaaaaaaataacGGATATTAATGCATGGTTAATCATGTCTCTACAGAGCGGGAGCTGTGTAATGTGATGATGCAGTTGAGAAAGATGGCCAACCACCCACTGCTTCACAGACAGTACTTCACCACAGAGAAGCTCAAAGCCATGAGCAAACTCATGCTCAAGGTCAGTCCTCCTCTTTcaccatcttttttcttttactgtgttttttccccATCTAAAATCTTTTCATGACTGTGGCCAACGTGCCATGATAGTTGTCTATGCTATGCTAAAGGGCAGCACATGGGAAATAAACTACACACCTTGATAAATACACACCAAGCTCAGTCGCTGCATTCTCTCTCCAGGCTAATTTGTAtgtttgattggctggtgcctGGGCAACCTTTTTGAAAATAAGGACTTGTCTCATCCTCTATCGCACGCAATGCAAGCAAACTAAAGATACCACAATCACAGTGCGGTTTGGCTACACATTAAGCCAAAGTGAATAAACAGAGATTCAGTTGAAGCATCCAACTTCTCCATGTGAGTTCTCCATAAAAGTTTCCTccacttttctgtttcctcagGAGCCAACTCACTTTGATGCAGATGCTGCTCTGATCCAGGAGGACATGGAGGTGATGTCCGACTTTGAGCTGCATCGTCTGTGCCAGCAGTATTCCACCATCAGCTCCTACCAGCTTGAAAACAATCTCCTGCTTGACTCTGGGAAGTTCCACTACCTCAAAGAGCTACTGGCCTCTCTAAAAAAGAAGGTATGTACTAATGTACAGAATCACGTGTGTGTGGACTATATCGAAGGAGTAAAAGATAATTTCTTATCATTTACTCCAACAGGGCGACAGAGTGGTTTTATTCAGTCAGTTCACCATGATGCTGGACATTGTGGAAGTGCTGCTGAAACATCACAAGCATCGTTACGTCCGACTGGATGGATCTACACCCATAGCCGACAGGTCAGTTAGAGTTGGGCATTATCCAATTGTTGATCTGGTTAACCCTTTCCTAAATGTCCCCCCTGTACAATGCATAAGTTATATAAAAGTAAATTAGTGTAGACTTTTTCtcagaattcttttttttccacagtggcCCTAATCCTCTTCCGTAAAATTGTGTCGCATCTAATGACTGAAATGATTTCTTCATTCTGCAGGATTGTGTTGATTGATGAGTTCAATACGGACCCTGACATATTTGTGTTCCTGTTGTCCACTCGTGCGGGCGGCCTGGGCATCAACCTCACGTCAGCTAATGTCGTAATTCTACATGACATCGACTGCAACCCCTACAATGACAAACAGGCAGAGGACAGGTGTCACCGTGTGGGACAGACGAGGTAAGATGTAATGTGTTACTAATCTTCCTGTCAAAGAAATGACTTGTTATTTATCAGCAGTTGGATGGAAAGAAACCATTCCTGTTATATTCACATTCTGATGTGGTTCAAATCTCAGAATAAGACCGTACATTATTCATTGCTATTCTAAGACCTCATCAGAACTGCGATTATTGTATTAATTGGCTTGAGGAACCAAACATACTTTCTTGTGTATCAGGATTGTGAAGGTGATCAGGCTGATCAGTAAGGGCAGTATAGAGGACTGCATACTGCAGCTGGGACAGAAGAAACTAAAGCTGGAGCAGGACATGACTGCTGCTGAACAGGGTGAGGACTCGCTAGCACCTACACACGCATACATTTTCTCAAATGCATGATCACCATATTTGATAATTACCCTAAAACAAGTGTAGTTTGATGTACAAGTAATGTAAATGAAACTGATCAGAGGAGCGACACCTACCCTGTGATCACGCTGTTTAAACTTTAATCTGGTCATTTTTTACATTGTAATAATGCCATGTATACCATATGATGACGAATGGTTCAAAATAAGCTGTAGTATAGCTGTATTGTGCCCTAATGTTATTGGTTACAAAAGTTAATATCTTTTTACACTGTATAATGTCTGACGTTGATGTCACTTACAATCATATGTGGTGGGGAACAAGGATGATTGCCAAGTGCTTTACAAGGTAGCGAAATAAAACGGAGACAAAAtcagcagatttaaaaaaggtAATAGTTACCAACAGTTTCATATAAAATTAATTTTGTCAGGTACAATAAAAGATTGGAAAAGAAATGGATGCTAATCTAGAACCTCTTTGCAACTAAAAGTAAAtacataaagaaatgttttaatggcTACGTTAAGATAGTGTGTGTTGTGATCCGAGTCTCTCTGGTCCTTGTTTTTGAAGCCAGTCCAGGGACACAGATTCATATTTGTTAAACTGTTGGTCTGCCCCACATTTTTAAGTTCAGCTTCAAtaagctgatttaaaaaattttttactttttgcctCTTTTCTGCACTTTGACCTTAAACACTGTAAACTCACCTGTCACCTGACCTCCACGTTGCTGTTAAACCCCCTTCGGATAAGGTGCAACAGATTCATTTTACTGTTCTGCCAAGCAGTTTATTtatctgttgaaatgttttttgattCTGCATAATTATCAACTCCTCAATCAAAAACAGCAGCAAGCATGGATCTGTTATTTTAGTTTCCAGAGAAACATGTATGCACCAGGTCTGAAGCATGACGTAGTCAGGCCCTGTATTTTAGCTTATTTTGTGGCTTGCAGCTTTAAGTTAATTGACTTGCAATTACCGCAACATAACCTTCTGAAATAAAGCACTGTTTGTTCTTCAGGTGGTGAGGGAGTCATACCTGAAGATATGGCATCTTTACTCAAAGCTTCACTGGGACTGTGATACACGAACACATGAAACTTGAAACGTTTTTGAAAGCATTCCTTTGATCCTGGACAGAAACTACTGAGAATCATATGCCACCAAGAACAGAGGTTCTGAAAATGAATTCTGATTGACTGACTGTGTAGCGTGCTAGCTGTGCCTAAAACACTATTTTTACCTGCTCCGAGTTTATGTTCCTCATTTGTCTATGAGACCAGTATTTACAGAGAAGGCTGAACTAAAACTTAGCCTTTTTATTATAATGCACTTCACATGTTACTTAAAAGATTCCAAAGTGTAGAAACCTGAAACAACGTGGTTTTAGAGGGTTCCGCGCAAACAACATATTGGAGTACACCATCAACGTTTGGTACTGAAAATATAGACTGAAACAAAGTTCACTTATGTTACGTCAACACAGCCTTGTGTTGTGTACATTTAGAttactgtactgtatgtgaGTACACTGAGAAGCCTGAAAATTGTTGTATGGTAATGATTCTTACACTCTGAAACAGGTGGTGCTCAGAGAATGGCACTTGACAGTGTTGCATCCTTGTCATACCAGCCAGTGCTTTTGAAACACATTAGTTTACATCCAAAAGATTTTCATTCTATTCAAAACTATTTTGGCACTTGTGGTTGTATCAAAATTTCAGCCAAGTATCTGGAAAATGATATTCTGTCGCTGTCAGTCTGATGTGTTGAGTTTCATCTTTCAATCCCAATTCTGTTTCTGTCGGTGACAGCAAATTAATCAAGAGAATGTTTTGACGTTAAGTATGGTGCTTGAATTAGTTTCTTTGAGTTTTCGAGCCAAGCAACAAAGAAGATGATTTGAGGAATCAGCTGCTGCATTCATGTACTGTACAAGTGGCTAATGTGTTGTAAGTGTACAAGTGTTACTGTAAACGCTTTTACTAAGTCGTTTGTATGATTTCTAGATACCTGTTTGaacttaataataaatattggaATACATATTTGTGTGGTTATGCCTACTGGGCTTCAGCAGGAGGACTAATAGGTACCTGCATGTACTATAATGAAAGATGTGCAGGGACAGTGGGGgatttgacaaataaaactaaaccGAAATTAGTTCCTCAAACAGAGTGCAGCTGAGTTCGGGATTGTATTCACATGGAGGACAGTCTAACCCCAGGACCAACCTTTGCAAAACATGTTTAGACGGTAGGTGAACATGCTATATGCATGCAAGTTAATATTGAGCTGTACACTAGATGCTGTTGGCATAAGAAGAGCGGTTACtaaatacatttccatttcaGGTTATATACGAAGGTAAGTGGCGTCCTGAATCAAAATTTCTTTATTTAGTTATGTACAATGTTTGTAGAAGGACATTGACTTTGGTTATTCAATACAGAAACATTACAAGACATTATGTACATCCAAGACAACTGGTTTCCCATTAAATTATTGTTTCCTAGAAGATTATAatatgaaatgttgtgtttatagttaaaatctaaaatgcaaaatataaacTTAAACATCATCTATCTATAGAAATCTATATTAAAGCCCTGTAACCTAACAACCTACTCAGCATGGGGGGAGTACCGTCCACACCTAAAGCCTGTCAAGTGAGCGTCACATCTGATGGTGTAGGTGAAGTAGAGAACTCCTTTACTGAGCTGACAGCTCATGGAGTGAATTCCCCTCTCAGGAAACAGAAGACATCTCCCAACCAAGTCATTATAGAACACATCCCTGTCCCAGACTTCAAACCTCAACTCCTGACCCAGTTCAACTGAACCAAAATTATAAGTGGCATTCCACTCTGGGTTATTGTCGTCCATTACTGTCGCAGTTTCCTCGTACTTTCCGTTGTAGAAGATTTTCAAGTAGGCGTCTGTTTTTGTGAAGGTGTCCGCCTTCAggcctgcagctctgtggatcTCCAGTCCGAGGGTTCCTCTGCCAGCCCTTAATGGACAACAGTTATGATCCAGGTTAGGAGTTGGGGAGCAGCTCTTGAGAGCAGGCTGCGCCTCCTGCAGCTGGTTCTCTTTAATGTAGTCAGTGACGATGCTTCTCAGATTGGCACTGATCTGTGAATCCTCCACCAAATGGTGCAGAGGGAAGATGGCATAGGAAACCACGTCAGGGTTATCGTGGAGGCTGTTCATCCAGCTTTGGTATGCTTCAGATGGGTCTTGCTGGTAGAGGATGTCGGGGAAGTACCTCTCCCCTCCGATAACCTCGATCTTGTGGGTCATGAAGCCTTGGTAGAAGCCCATGCTCATATTTCCCTTCAGGATGTTGTCACACTTGTTGGAGAAGGATGCATTAGCGGGGAGGAAACCTAGAGCCATTCGAAGTTCGGAGTTCAGGCACTTATTGATCTCGGACTCTGAGAAACCCTTTAGTGTGGCCAGACAGGTCCTGAAGGCAGTGATTCGCCTCACCCTACCACCAAGCTGGACCTAggaaacaaaatatttaaatgaagacTTTTGAGTAACCTTTGTCGTCCACCTCTGTGTCATTATCTCAGTAAAACACTATCAAAATACATTCTGCCGTTACTAAAAGGCACAAAGAGAAGAGTCTGGATGTTTCTCTGACCTGGTGTATATAGTGTGTTCCATAGGTGTCTATCAGACGTCTGTACTTGGCTCTGTCCTGGCTTGTGTTTAAACTCTGTGGGAGTCGGTTCAGATGCTTTGTAAATTCTGTACTCAGCTGGGGATGATCAGCCAGCCTGTAGCTGAAGAAACAAAGAATGCGGAGTACCATgacacaatgaaaaaataatcttGACCTTTTagtaacaaacacaaaaaacattcaagTTCACTGTGCGGCCTTAAACACTTGTAACATGCCGatccattgttttcttttgtgtacCATTAGTTCTCCCTTACCTGTAGTAGGTGCAACTGATTTCATGAATGGCAAAAGTGGCCTTGTCCACACTATGCTGTGAATGAGCAAATTTTGCCAGGTCTGATCTGCTTCCTCCCAGCACTGCTTTGCCAACTTTGTCGAGGCTCAAGTCCAGGTACCAGTTGTTGTTAACCAGGGAGGTGGAGCTGCGCAGCAGGGAGTCCACAGAGTGGTGCAGGGCACTAGAGAGCTGCTTACTGCAACGGCTGAATGGACGCCAGTCGAGCACCGCTGCTGGAAGCCTCTGAATCTGAGGAGGATTAAAAATGAACGGATGGGGATGCAGGTGCAGGAAGAAAACAGTTAAAGGAAGTGGGATACAATAGAGGAAGGGGTGATCTGAGAAGACTGAGCAGTCTGGTAGTTTTACTTTACCTGTCCTTTTTGGAACCGGTTTGGACACAGTGTGCAGGTGTGGTTGGTACCCAGGTGAGCTTTGACGTTGATGACATACGCGCCTGTTCGACGCATCCGCACCACATCAAAACCCTCTCCTGCCAGGTTGTGGCCTGGGACAAAAGGAGCTTCTTCACACTCTGACCCAAAGCCAGTCCGACAGCCATGGACCCTGCAGACCTCCAACATGACTGACAAAGCCATTATAAACAGAATGAGGTTGCTCCGTGGATGTTTTCCTGCTGGCATGGTGACCTAAATGTAGCATAGGACACAAAGGTTGAGGATGTTGCTGGTAAAGTTGgagattctgattctgatctgattctgattctgattctgattttaaTGATAAGCTTGTGAAAGAACATTTTGCCTCTAAATACTACCAAGATGTAAGGATTGTCTCAGGAATCTCACTGCACGTAGAAAGTTGCTTTATTTtccttcaaattaaaacacattttcacaggtTTGCAGTGAGCGGACTTTTAATAGCAGATGAACTATGTCCGTTACACAGTAAATGCAGATGAGCTCTTAATCTGCTCTGCTTTATAAAAAGCAGTAATCCTGCAACAGATGTGTCAACATAAAAACGTGACATGCTCTAAAAATGGCAAACTATGAATAAAGACATGGCACTCTTACCTTGgactatatttgttttattgtccttCAGTCCgtcttgtcttcttcttttaGGAGTTGTCAGGCTGtaacttttcctcctctgcaaaAACGCCTGCCTCGGTTTTAAGGTTCCCTCTTCACTCAGCTCATTGACGGCACAGTTCACTGGTGAACTGCAAACTGACTAAAGTCTTGGTCCTGCTGGAATTGAAATAACGGCAGAGGGAGCTTTGCTGAAAGCCTGCTGCGAGCACTCTTTTGTCCGTCCTCTGCCTCATGAAGAAGACCTAGGAGGGAGTTTCCCTGCTTCACAGCCATGTAtctgtcactctctccctccccctctatTTATCTCTCCCCCAAGGCCTTACCAATTTCCTCAGCATGACCgggtttgttttcatgttcaaGACCCAGCTGTATGAATCCCTCAcagctgtgtgtgcgtgtgcacatgtGGGGGAGGGATATTTTTGTATGTCACGAGAGGAGATGCACATTGGTCTGAGCACTCATCTCATTTCGGGAAGTGGatgcatgtatgtgcatgtgagtgtgtacaGTACATATATCTGTTGTGTTTGAATGAGCTCGTGTTTATTTAATGTCTGGGTCAGCCTGTCTGTGTGCTCATTACCATGCTAAAACCATGAGCTCAGCTTTGCCATTGCCTATTTAAGGATGTGAATGGAATGCTGTGGTTTTCTCAGTAAGTTCAAGGGACATCAAAGTGTCTCTCTGTGCAGGAACTTTCATTCAACAggaaactgagagaaaaaaatgttcagCCCAGGTTTCCTATATTTAGAGAACCAATATGTGCTTTGGTGCCATGTGTACAGACCTAGTGAGAGGTCGTTTGAactttttctgcattttgtaCTAATCTTTACACTTTACATGATCTATtataataacatatttaaaaacatacacaccATGCAGACCTGTTAGAAGGCATTAACTATGTGTCAGTGACCAATTTACCAAGATATTATTTGGACATTTAAGACACTTTCCTTTCCTTAACTTCAATGGTTAATAAGTAGTTATGCAATCACAGAAGAGTTTAATAGACACATACATCATTTCTAAATGTATAGatttttaattgcatgatgCAAAAAGTACAGTACAAAAATGATTCatacaataattacaaatgGCCCATCAgttatctttttaaatgtacttcAAAGTGTTGAGGTTCATAAATGtgggataaaaacaaaatgacattGTGCATCTGGCCCTCATGGGGGCAGTATTGGTTCACTACAGCCTTTGAAAATCTCGTCTGCTTCCAGTGAAccattttgtgattttaaaagcaGGTTTTTGTGTCTGGGATGTAATTGTATATCTAAAGTTAGAAGGTACAAACTTCAAGGTTTATTAGAATTATTGCATTCACTATTCTCAGCAGTTCTCATAATCAGTAAAATAATTGGAATTTCAAAAAGAATAATAagcaatgcaaagtcatgttgattcaaaccaggaactcTTGAAGAACTGGAACAAAATGTCCCTCTCCCAAGGCACGTATGAAAAAGATTTCTGAGGTTACAATCAACTTAAAAGCAAAATCTGACTCATGAGAAGAACTTGTGTCTGGGACAAACGGCACCAAGCGGTTTTTTTCCTCAAGCATCATCTTgctgtctctccgtctctgctTCATCACAACCAACCTCTCCTTGTATTTCCTCATAGCCCCTCCCCATCCTAAACCTAGACagccctcttcttctcttcttcaggAGTACTGCCCCTATGACCAGCAGCACCATCATACCCATCACCCCAAAGACTATTGCTGCCTTTCCTCCCCCAGACATCTGACTCAATTCTGGATCAATTTGAAGAACAATCTCCAT
Proteins encoded in this window:
- the prf1.5 gene encoding perforin 1.5, producing the protein MPAGKHPRSNLILFIMALSVMLEVCRVHGCRTGFGSECEEAPFVPGHNLAGEGFDVVRMRRTGAYVINVKAHLGTNHTCTLCPNRFQKGQIQRLPAAVLDWRPFSRCSKQLSSALHHSVDSLLRSSTSLVNNNWYLDLSLDKVGKAVLGGSRSDLAKFAHSQHSVDKATFAIHEISCTYYSYRLADHPQLSTEFTKHLNRLPQSLNTSQDRAKYRRLIDTYGTHYIHQVQLGGRVRRITAFRTCLATLKGFSESEINKCLNSELRMALGFLPANASFSNKCDNILKGNMSMGFYQGFMTHKIEVIGGERYFPDILYQQDPSEAYQSWMNSLHDNPDVVSYAIFPLHHLVEDSQISANLRSIVTDYIKENQLQEAQPALKSCSPTPNLDHNCCPLRAGRGTLGLEIHRAAGLKADTFTKTDAYLKIFYNGKYEETATVMDDNNPEWNATYNFGSVELGQELRFEVWDRDVFYNDLVGRCLLFPERGIHSMSCQLSKGVLYFTYTIRCDAHLTGFRCGRYSPHAE